DNA from Nocardioides yefusunii:
TCGAGGGGGCTCTGCCGGGAGAGTTCCGCGGCGGCAGATTGGCGGAGTCAGAACCGAGAACCATGCAGGTCGTCACTGTTGTCGACGAAGCCGGCCAGGTGTCTCACCGGGGTGCGGCTCCCTACCTCGCGGCAGTGCTTGCTCGCACTCGTCGCAGCCTCCTGGACCGTATCGAGTCGGAGCCCGTCGTGGACGTCTTCGGGTTCTCGCAGGAGTGGGTCGACGCCGCCTACGACCAGGACCCTCACGCCCTCTTCGCGATCGAGGAGTCCGAGGCGAAGGCAGCATTGGACGAGGTGCTGGCCGGATCGGCCCGCGTGCGCGCGGCGAGCTTCTCGCGGGCCTCGTTGGCTCGGCCGTCGGGCGACTCGACACGTGCCCTGCTGCCCGCCCCACGCGGGAAACGTTCGGCACGGTGGTGCGACCTGGTGGCGTTGACCCATCGTTCCGATGACGAAGCGCTGATGCGGACGCGGTTCATCGAGCAGGAGGCGTTCACCGTCCTCCTGTTCGACAGCTCCGCCGAAGCCCATTTCAGGGACGGCGATGGCCAGGCCGTGCGATTTCCGAGCCTCGACATTCAGCAACTGCTCGACATGACGCCATCGCAACACCATAGTTATGAATGTTTCCAGATGAATGTTCCGCTCGCGCTGAAGACGGCGATCGAGCCGGCTCTGGAGAAGACGCTCGCGGGTCACGAGTGGAAGCCCAGGTCAGCTCGCGCGGCCGCAGCCCGACCGCTCGATCTGCGCCACCTCGTGGACATCGCGAGCTATCACCCCGAGACGGGACTGACGAAGGACACTGCATGACGACATTCAACGCCTGGCGAGATCCATGGGTGCCACTCCAGGACCGGAACGGGGAGCAGATCCGGCTCTCCCTCAGGGACACCTTCGTCCGCGCTCACGACCTCGCGGGCCTCGGTGCTGGTCTGACTCCGCTGGACCGCGACTCGCTGTACCGCTTCCTTCCGAGCGTCGGCGCGGTGATTCTGCGGCTGGTCGGTGACGACGCCCTCCCGAATGAAGGGGAGGACGAGGGTTGGTCGTTCCCCGAGGAAGCAGTCGACCAGTTCGGGGCCCTGTACGAGGAACGATTCGAGCTGACCGGGGACAGGCCGTTCCTGCAACGCTGGGACCGGAAGCACGCAGACCTCGAGGCACTCTTCTCCCTCGACGTCGCCGATCCCAAGGTTCGCCGAGGTCGGGAGAAGGCGCGATCGGAAAAGCTCCAGTCCCTGCACATGCTCCATCCCCACACCCCCGGTGGCAGCTCGTCGCAGTGGGCGGTGCGCCGAGACACCAGGGACGAGACCCAGTGTGCGGAGCTCACACTGCTGCTGGTCACCACGTGGTTCCAGACGAAGCACGGCAACTCCAAGGATCCCTGGGGGCACAAGAGCCTCAAGGGGAGCGCCGGGACGTGGCACGTGAACCCGTTCGCTGTCCATCTGACCGATCCGCGCAGTCTGGCGCGGACGCTCTGCGCCAACATGCCGTACGCATGGATCGACGGCCGCAACGACCTGCCGCTCTTCCTTGACCACGAGAGCCTTCCTCGCGACTTCGCGACAGCACATGTCGCTTCGGTCACCCGTTTCACGTACGCCAAGACATTGCCGCTGGTCTACGTCGAGGACGGTGCCCCTGTGGGATTCGTGATCGGGGAGGACCCGGGGATTCCGGTTCCTGGCCTGGGCAAGGACGACAAGACGTCCCTCGGCATGGTCCACGAGTTCGACCACACGAGGCTCTACCTCGAACAGAAGTCGGGGGACCTCAAACCGCGGGGCGCGTTCGGAGTCAGGCTCACCACCACTGAGGGCTTCGAACGCTGGTTCCGGGCAGAGAACCAGATCCGGGCCGCGCTCGATCGGTGGGCCCGCACGGATCGGGTCCTCACGGTGTCCTCCTCGCAGAAGAAGGACTGGCTCTACTCCCTCTACAGCGACAACGGCAACACCCACGGCAACCGAGAGTTCGCTGCTTGGGACGAGCTTCCTGCTGACGTCGCAGGCGCATCGGGTGACGCGCTCGAGCGAGTTCGCTCCCTGCTCACTCTGGCCG
Protein-coding regions in this window:
- a CDS encoding type I-E CRISPR-associated protein Cse1/CasA; protein product: MTTFNAWRDPWVPLQDRNGEQIRLSLRDTFVRAHDLAGLGAGLTPLDRDSLYRFLPSVGAVILRLVGDDALPNEGEDEGWSFPEEAVDQFGALYEERFELTGDRPFLQRWDRKHADLEALFSLDVADPKVRRGREKARSEKLQSLHMLHPHTPGGSSSQWAVRRDTRDETQCAELTLLLVTTWFQTKHGNSKDPWGHKSLKGSAGTWHVNPFAVHLTDPRSLARTLCANMPYAWIDGRNDLPLFLDHESLPRDFATAHVASVTRFTYAKTLPLVYVEDGAPVGFVIGEDPGIPVPGLGKDDKTSLGMVHEFDHTRLYLEQKSGDLKPRGAFGVRLTTTEGFERWFRAENQIRAALDRWARTDRVLTVSSSQKKDWLYSLYSDNGNTHGNREFAAWDELPADVAGASGDALERVRSLLTLAAQCRNTFGYAMKLATGDSRIPPAAEAGQAAFYAGLVPVLAAVAHAVHEGEEVDMRSHALALLRIARREFDRTTAPMLVPSAVARVAHARAEFARLIAKACAQHFPAPASSPEQETS